CTCCACTTTTTAACGTTTTTGCCATGCAGGAAATAAACTCGCAGGTCCTCTTCGGTAATGTTGCCGGGCGTTTTACCGAAATGCTCGCACAACTGGCGAACGGCACTGACATATAGGGTCTGAGTGCTGCCGCTGTAGCCTTTGAGTTGCAGGTCTTCGATCATCCGCTGTCGCAAGGGTGTCATGGTATACCTCCTTTTTTGGGGTTTATTAATTTGGGTAAAGGAGGTGTACCACACCCTTTTCAGGGTGATCAAAAATGTGAATTGAATCGAAAGATAGAATTGTGTAGAAATTAACTGCGCGAAGCGCTTAGTTCAACCATTGATTATCAGGTAGATTTGCCCTGATAATTGAGTTTTCGGGCAGTTTTGCCCTGATAATAGGTTTTTGTTGATTTATTAAAATTCACTTGATATTGAACCCGATAATACAAAAAGTTTCAATAAAAAAATCAATTTTAGCGGCATGTCAACACAAACCAACAACAAATTAATGGATGAAGTTCATGATTTCATGCGGCTTCATCATTACTCGATTCATTCCGAACGAACCTATTGCGACTGGATTAAAAGGTACGTTCAATTTCACGGAATGAAATCCCGGCAAGATCTTTCCGATGGTGAAAAAAAGATTGAAGCCTTTTTGACCCATCTTGCAGTCCGGGAAAACGTAGCTCCGGCTACCCAAAACCAGGCGATGAATGCACTGGTTTTTCTATATAAAAAGGTGCTAAAACTGCCGCTGGATAATGAAATCAATGCCGTGCGCGCCCATAGAAAAGTGAACGTTCCGGTGGTCCTGAGCCGCGAGGAGACCGCCAAGGTCATCAGCTTTACGAGCGGAACTCCGCAGCTTGTCGTAAAGCTTTTGTATGGCAGTGGTCTGCGCATATCTGAGGCGATCCGGTTGCGGGTGCAAGACATTGATTATGAACCGAAAACGATCACTGTTCGTTCCGGAAAAGGCGCCAAGGATCGGATAACGACATTCCCATCATCCATCACACCCTTTTTGAGCGATCACTTATCCAAAGTGAAGCGCATCCATGAAAATGACTTGAACCAGGGTTATGGTGAAGTCTATATGCCCTATGCCTTGGCCCGCAAATACATCAATGCCGCAAAAGAGTGGGGCTGGCAATATGTTTTTCCTGCCAGCGCCCGATCCACAGATCCGAGAAGCGACGTCACACGCCGGCATCATATCGATCCATCCGTTGTCAATAAAGCCATCAAAACGGCGGTTCGCAAGGCCGGCTTGACCAAAATAATCACCGCGCATACGTTTCGTCACAGTTTTGCCACCCATCTGCTGCAACGCGGAACGGATATCCGCACGATACAGGCACTTTTAGGCCATAGCGATGTATCCACCACCATGATCTATACCCATGTCCTCCAGCAGGGCGGACAGGGAGTTGCGAGTCCCCTAGATGATTTGTTGTAGTTCGATTTTTCAGACGGGATTGACCGTCTCAAAGGCCATTATTTCTGTAAAAGCAACCCCGCTCAAAGCGGGATAGAAAAGCGCTGGATTCTGGGTCAAGCCCGGAATGACAAATTGAATAAGAATTATGCCGCAAAATGTAAAGACAGGAGAATGGAAATTTTTCTTGTTCTTGCGGCGGATTTTAACGAACAGGCGCCGGGGTGTCAAGGGTAAAGATAACAAGTACAGACCCCGGTCACCGGACATGCTGTAAACTGCAAAGTTAACAACCACCCCTAAAAGGGGTGACTTAATGGCGACCCTAAAAGGGTCCATAATGTTGTATTTTCTGTCTCTCACAGAGATCGCTGAGAACACAGAGAGTTAAGATTTTTTGACAGAATCCTTGATCCCGCTATCTTTCGGGACAGGTATCCGGATTCTGTCAAAACCACCGCGCTACGCGGTTCAGTTCAAATGTTACATACATTGATCCAGCTATCATCATAAAGATGACCCCGAAAGGGCTGATGGTTGATCTGATTCGCCCTCTCAGCGAATCAGATCAAAATAATTTCCTCTGTGCTCTCTGTGTGCTCAAACGACCAGAGGGAGCGGGTGAGAGAACAAGTAACTCTCATTCCCGCAAAGCATATAGCTCGGACCATCCCGCCTTCAGCGGGAAGGTTTACCCTATAGTTGCATAAATAACACGGCGTGACTCTTGTAAAACAGCTTAAACAAAGGCTTTGATGCAATACATAGGCTTCGGCCAAGACACAACCTCAAGGTATTTCCAGAAATAGTGATTTGTTCTCCGTGTTATTTACCCTTTGGGCTTCGCTTTCAGCTACGACCCAACAGGCCGGGAAAGCCGATAATACCCCATCTCCTTTGTTGCCAAGGGTTCGCAGTAAATTACTACGGCTTCACCCTTGACGCCGCGGACCTGGGGCATTCTCGACTTTTGCAACGATAGGGTTTATGGGGTTAATTAACTGTTATGGGTCAGAAACGGACGGATTTCTAAATCAGTGCCGTCCGTGGTAATGAAAACCGCCCCATCGGTATCCGTCCGAAACAACCGATATCCCCGGCGGTGGTATTTTTCCAGAACCGATTCATGCGGGAAATGGAATCTGTTTTTCCAGCCGGCTGAAACAATGACTACTTTCGGCGAAACAGCGTCCAGAAACACATCCGAGTTGGACTTGGCGCTGCCGTGATGGGGGGAAACCAGAACGTCGCCGGCCAGCGTTGCGCCTGTTGCTGAAACCAGCTCCGCCTCGGCCGGCGCCATGATGTCGCCGGTAAAGAGTATCGTTTTAGCGCCGAACCGAACCTGGACGACCAGGGAATTGTTGTTCAGGTTGCGCCATTTTTCCGCTGCGCTCTTTTCAAAAAATTTCGGCAGCGGATAGATGATGTTGAGCCGGACCCCGTTTATTTCACGGTTGCGGGCAAGTGTGTCAAACCCGGGCATCCGGATGTTGTTTTTTTGGATGATTTCCAAAAACCGTTCATAGCTCCGGATTGCGGCAGGCTGCCCGTTTGCCCAAATTTCTTTAACGTTAAAGTGTTCGGCGATATACAGCAGCCCGTTTAAATGATCGCTGTTGGGGTGGCTCAGAACCAGGGCATCGATGGTCTTTATTTTCTTTCGCCACAGCAGGGGGGCCACCACCTGGGCGCCCACATCAAAACTGGAGTTGTCGGAAAAACCGCCCCCGTCAACCAGCATGGTATAGCCCTTGGGCAGTTCCAGCAGCGCAGCGTTTCCCTGACCGACATCAATGACCGTCACCCGGAGGGCGGGATGTAGGAGCCGCTGATAATACCAGTAGCCGGCATCGACGCCGGCTGCCAGCAGCAAGACGCCCGCTGCCATAGCGGCCAGATGTTTTTTCAGAGGCATTCGCTGACAGAAGCGATAAACACGGTTGCGAATCCGGCTGCCGGCCCCGGCAGTTCGGTGCACAGGCCCGTCCGGTTCTTCTTCCGCCGAAGCATCTCTTTCTGAAGGTTGCGGATGTCCCACTGGGTCGATCGCTTTTCGTAACCGGTCCTGCCGCCAATAAAACAGCAACCCTGCCAGACCGTAATAGCAGGCGATTTCAACATAGTTGGGGGTGATCGTTTTGATGGCCGCAAACGGCAGTCCGGCGAAAAACTTTACGATATC
The genomic region above belongs to Desulfobacterales bacterium and contains:
- a CDS encoding phage integrase N-terminal SAM-like domain-containing protein yields the protein MTPLRQRMIEDLQLKGYSGSTQTLYVSAVRQLCEHFGKTPGNITEEDLRVYFLHGKNVKKW
- a CDS encoding integron integrase — its product is MSTQTNNKLMDEVHDFMRLHHYSIHSERTYCDWIKRYVQFHGMKSRQDLSDGEKKIEAFLTHLAVRENVAPATQNQAMNALVFLYKKVLKLPLDNEINAVRAHRKVNVPVVLSREETAKVISFTSGTPQLVVKLLYGSGLRISEAIRLRVQDIDYEPKTITVRSGKGAKDRITTFPSSITPFLSDHLSKVKRIHENDLNQGYGEVYMPYALARKYINAAKEWGWQYVFPASARSTDPRSDVTRRHHIDPSVVNKAIKTAVRKAGLTKIITAHTFRHSFATHLLQRGTDIRTIQALLGHSDVSTTMIYTHVLQQGGQGVASPLDDLL